A stretch of Mus musculus strain C57BL/6J chromosome 19, GRCm38.p6 C57BL/6J DNA encodes these proteins:
- the Htr7 gene encoding 5-hydroxytryptamine receptor 7 isoform 5 precursor (isoform 5 precursor is encoded by transcript variant 5), which translates to MAKMILSVWLLSASITLPPLFGWAQNVNDDKVCLISQDFGYTIYSTAVAFYIPMSVMLFMYYQIYKAARKSAAKHKFSGFPRVQPESVISLNGVVKLQKEVEECANLSRLLKHERKNISIFKREQKAATTLGIIVGAFTVCWLPFFLLSTARPFICGTSCSCIPLWVERTCLWLGYANSLINPFIYAFFNRDLRTTYRSLLQCQYRNINRKLSAAGMHEALKLAERPERSEFVLQNCDHCGKKGHDT; encoded by the exons ATGGCCAAAATGATTCTGTCGgtctggcttctctctgcctccatcaCCTTACCTCCTCTCTTCGGATGGGCTCAGAATGTGAACGATGACAAAGTGTGCTTGATCAGCCAGGATTTTGGCTACACGATCTACTCCACCGCAGTGGCGTTTTATATCCCCATGTCGGTCATGCTGTTCATGTACTATCAGATTTACAAGGCCGCCAGGAAGAGCGCAGCCAAACACAAGTTCTCAGGCTTCCCACGCGTGCAGCCGGAGAGCGTCATCTCCCTGAATGGCGTGGTGAAACTCCAGAAGGAGGTGGAAGAGTGTGCGAACCTTTCGAGACTGCTCAAACACGAAAGGAAAAACATTTCCATCTTCAAGAGGGAACAGAAAGCAGCCACTACCTTGGGGATCATCGTGGGAGCCTTCACGGTGTGCTGGCTGCCGTTTTTCCTCTTGTCCACAGCAAGGCCCTTTATCTGTGGCACCTCCTGTAGCTGCATCCCGCTGTGGGTGGAGAGGACATGTCTGTGGCTGGGCTATGCAAACTCTCTCATTAACCCTTTTATATATGCCTTCTTCAACCGGGACCTGAGGACCACCTATCGTAGCCTACTCCAGTGCCAGTACCGGAATATCAACCGGAAGCTCTCTGCTGCAGGCATGCACGAAGCCCTGAAACTTGCTGAGAGGCCTGAGAGAAGCGAGTTTGTGCT ACAAAACTGTGACCACTGTGGGAAAAAAGGTCATGATACATGA
- the Htr7 gene encoding 5-hydroxytryptamine receptor 7 isoform 4 precursor (isoform 4 precursor is encoded by transcript variant 4), translating into MAKMILSVWLLSASITLPPLFGWAQNVNDDKVCLISQDFGYTIYSTAVAFYIPMSVMLFMYYQIYKAARKSAAKHKFSGFPRVQPESVISLNGVVKLQKEVEECANLSRLLKHERKNISIFKREQKAATTLGIIVGAFTVCWLPFFLLSTARPFICGTSCSCIPLWVERTCLWLGYANSLINPFIYAFFNRDLRTTYRSLLQCQYRNINRKLSAAGMHEALKLAERPERSEFVLMTGASGVQKALENLPWGNGVNTGIKAVNSVALTKL; encoded by the exons ATGGCCAAAATGATTCTGTCGgtctggcttctctctgcctccatcaCCTTACCTCCTCTCTTCGGATGGGCTCAGAATGTGAACGATGACAAAGTGTGCTTGATCAGCCAGGATTTTGGCTACACGATCTACTCCACCGCAGTGGCGTTTTATATCCCCATGTCGGTCATGCTGTTCATGTACTATCAGATTTACAAGGCCGCCAGGAAGAGCGCAGCCAAACACAAGTTCTCAGGCTTCCCACGCGTGCAGCCGGAGAGCGTCATCTCCCTGAATGGCGTGGTGAAACTCCAGAAGGAGGTGGAAGAGTGTGCGAACCTTTCGAGACTGCTCAAACACGAAAGGAAAAACATTTCCATCTTCAAGAGGGAACAGAAAGCAGCCACTACCTTGGGGATCATCGTGGGAGCCTTCACGGTGTGCTGGCTGCCGTTTTTCCTCTTGTCCACAGCAAGGCCCTTTATCTGTGGCACCTCCTGTAGCTGCATCCCGCTGTGGGTGGAGAGGACATGTCTGTGGCTGGGCTATGCAAACTCTCTCATTAACCCTTTTATATATGCCTTCTTCAACCGGGACCTGAGGACCACCTATCGTAGCCTACTCCAGTGCCAGTACCGGAATATCAACCGGAAGCTCTCTGCTGCAGGCATGCACGAAGCCCTGAAACTTGCTGAGAGGCCTGAGAGAAGCGAGTTTGTGCT CATGACTGGAGCCTCAGGAGTCCAGAAGGCACTGGAGAATTTACCTTGGGGTAACGGAGTGAATACAGGGATAAAAGCTGTGAATTCTGTTGCACTG ACAAAACTGTGA